One part of the Microlunatus elymi genome encodes these proteins:
- a CDS encoding nitrate reductase subunit alpha: MAADKVASGVQGPAAQALLDAGRFFTRWEESDDGRVVFRKGGRAGDAFYRDRWSHDKIVRSTHGVNCTGSCSWKVYVKDGVITWESQATDYPSVGPDRPEYEPRGCPRGAAFSWYTYSPTRVRYPYAREVLIEAYRAAKRSQPDPVDAWAAVVGDPQTRRRYQQARGKGGLIRVGWDEALEIAAAAHVHTIKKYGPDRCAGFSPIPAMSMVSHCVGTRFIQLIGGAMTSFYDWYADLPVASPQVFGDQTDVPESGDWWDSTYLMMWGSNVPVTRTPDAHWMTEVRYRGTKVVTVSPDYSDNTKFADEWMPAQAGSDAALAMAMGHVVLREFFVDRQTDFFNDYVGQFTDLPFLVRLEQREDGSLVPGKFLTEADLSKVADASDLPPEDTWKTVLLDDASGQPVVPNGSIGFRYADSGEGRWNLDLDGITPRLSLYAGNAAGNAEVLLPAFTSLDGQGEVLRRGVPTTMIGDHRVTTVFDLMLAQYGVGRDGLPGDWPADYTDTDQPYTPAWQAEITGVPAEQCIRVAREFARNAVDSHGRSMIIMGSGICQWFHGDATYRAVLALLMLTGCQGRNGGGWAHYVGQEKCRPITGWISLANGLDWSRPPRTVPGTSYWYMHTGQWRNDGYSADSLLSPLASDQLKNRHTADAIAQSARLGWMPFYPQFSTNPLDVADQAQQAVAEKMAADVPSYVADELRSGRLQPAISDIDAEQNWPRTLVLWRSNLFGSSAKGDEYFLQNLLGTQASVLGTENPNAPHPKEVAWHDETPQGKLDLLVSADFRMTSTTLYSDIVFPAATWYEKHDLSSTDMHPFVHAFTPAIDSPWQSRTDFELFHGLAERLSQLAVKHLGTRRDLVAVPMQHDTPGETSQPRGQVRDWLTDPSVEAVPGKTMPIFSVVERDYTKIADKLAAVGPLADKLGFTLKGITYDMKEAVRGLAGTNGVMMGGVSDGRPAIDTDAKLAEAILRFSGTTNGSLAVQGFKTLERRVGRPMADLAEGSEERRISFADTQISPQPVITSPEWSGSETGGRRYAPFTQNIERLKPFHTLTGRMHFYLDHDWMTDLGEAMPIYRPPLDMQKLFGEPRLGRNGAQVTVRYLTPHSKWSIHSEYQDNLLMLSLSRGGPTVWISTGDADAIGVVDNDWVECESANGVYVARAIVSHRIPDGLVFVHHVQERTIDVPKSERTGRRGGIHNSVTRLLVKPTHLIGGYGQLSYTFNYLGPTGNQRDIVATIRRRNQEVRYR, from the coding sequence ATGGCCGCGGACAAAGTTGCCTCAGGGGTTCAGGGTCCGGCAGCACAAGCACTTCTGGATGCCGGGAGATTCTTCACGCGCTGGGAAGAATCCGATGACGGCCGGGTCGTTTTCCGCAAGGGCGGCCGGGCCGGGGACGCCTTCTATCGCGATCGCTGGAGCCACGACAAGATCGTCCGCTCCACCCACGGAGTGAATTGCACCGGATCATGTTCGTGGAAGGTTTACGTAAAAGACGGGGTGATCACCTGGGAGAGTCAGGCCACCGACTATCCGTCGGTGGGGCCCGATCGGCCGGAGTACGAGCCGCGCGGCTGCCCGCGCGGCGCGGCCTTCTCCTGGTACACCTACTCCCCCACTCGCGTTCGTTATCCGTACGCCCGGGAGGTGTTGATCGAGGCCTATAGGGCGGCCAAAAGATCACAGCCGGACCCGGTCGACGCCTGGGCGGCGGTGGTCGGCGATCCGCAGACCCGTCGGCGCTACCAGCAGGCCCGGGGCAAGGGCGGGCTGATCCGGGTCGGCTGGGACGAGGCGCTGGAGATCGCCGCAGCGGCGCACGTGCACACGATCAAGAAGTACGGCCCGGACCGCTGCGCCGGGTTCTCGCCGATCCCGGCGATGTCGATGGTCAGCCATTGCGTCGGCACCCGATTCATCCAGTTGATCGGCGGCGCGATGACCTCCTTCTACGACTGGTACGCCGATCTTCCGGTGGCCAGCCCGCAGGTCTTCGGTGACCAGACCGACGTACCCGAATCCGGCGACTGGTGGGACAGCACCTATCTGATGATGTGGGGTTCCAATGTGCCGGTCACCCGAACCCCGGACGCCCATTGGATGACCGAGGTCCGCTATCGCGGCACCAAGGTGGTCACCGTCAGCCCGGATTATTCGGACAACACGAAATTCGCCGACGAGTGGATGCCTGCCCAGGCCGGTTCCGATGCGGCGCTGGCGATGGCGATGGGACACGTGGTCCTGCGGGAATTCTTCGTCGATCGGCAGACCGACTTCTTCAACGACTACGTCGGCCAGTTCACCGACCTGCCGTTCCTGGTCCGGCTGGAGCAGCGCGAGGACGGATCCCTGGTGCCGGGCAAGTTCCTCACCGAGGCCGACCTCAGCAAGGTCGCCGACGCCTCGGATCTGCCGCCGGAGGACACCTGGAAGACGGTGTTGCTCGACGACGCCAGCGGGCAGCCGGTGGTGCCGAACGGCTCGATCGGCTTCCGCTACGCCGACTCCGGCGAGGGCCGGTGGAATCTTGATCTTGACGGCATCACCCCCAGGTTGAGCTTGTATGCCGGCAATGCGGCCGGCAACGCCGAGGTGCTGCTGCCGGCCTTCACCTCCCTGGACGGACAGGGCGAGGTGCTGCGTCGCGGCGTACCGACGACCATGATCGGTGATCATCGGGTGACCACGGTGTTCGACCTGATGCTGGCGCAGTACGGGGTCGGCCGGGACGGTCTGCCCGGCGACTGGCCGGCCGACTACACCGACACCGACCAGCCCTACACACCGGCCTGGCAGGCCGAGATCACCGGTGTGCCGGCCGAGCAGTGCATCCGGGTGGCCCGGGAATTCGCCCGCAACGCGGTGGATTCGCACGGCCGGTCCATGATCATCATGGGGTCTGGGATCTGCCAGTGGTTCCACGGCGACGCCACCTATCGGGCGGTGCTGGCGCTGTTGATGTTGACCGGTTGCCAGGGCCGCAACGGCGGCGGCTGGGCCCACTACGTCGGCCAGGAGAAGTGCCGGCCGATCACCGGCTGGATCTCGCTGGCCAACGGTTTGGACTGGTCCCGGCCGCCGCGGACGGTGCCGGGAACCTCGTACTGGTACATGCACACCGGGCAGTGGCGCAACGACGGGTACAGTGCCGACTCGCTGCTCAGCCCGCTGGCCAGTGATCAACTGAAGAATCGGCACACCGCCGACGCGATCGCCCAGTCCGCTCGGCTGGGCTGGATGCCGTTCTATCCGCAGTTCTCCACCAACCCGTTGGACGTTGCCGATCAGGCCCAGCAGGCGGTGGCCGAGAAGATGGCCGCCGACGTGCCGAGCTACGTCGCCGACGAGCTACGGTCCGGGCGGTTGCAGCCGGCCATCTCCGACATCGACGCCGAGCAGAACTGGCCGAGAACCCTTGTGCTGTGGCGATCCAACCTGTTCGGCTCCTCGGCCAAGGGCGACGAGTACTTCCTGCAGAACCTGCTCGGCACCCAGGCCAGCGTGCTCGGCACCGAGAACCCGAACGCGCCGCACCCCAAGGAGGTCGCCTGGCACGACGAGACCCCGCAGGGCAAGCTCGATCTGCTGGTCTCGGCCGACTTCCGGATGACCTCGACCACGCTCTACTCCGACATCGTCTTCCCGGCCGCGACCTGGTACGAGAAGCACGATCTGTCGTCGACCGACATGCATCCGTTCGTGCACGCCTTCACCCCGGCGATCGATTCGCCCTGGCAGTCGCGGACCGACTTCGAGTTGTTCCACGGGCTGGCCGAGCGGCTGTCCCAGTTGGCGGTCAAGCATCTGGGCACCCGGCGTGACCTGGTCGCGGTCCCGATGCAACACGACACCCCCGGCGAGACGTCGCAGCCGCGCGGTCAGGTACGCGACTGGCTGACCGATCCGAGCGTGGAAGCCGTACCCGGCAAGACGATGCCGATCTTCAGTGTGGTGGAACGCGACTACACCAAGATCGCCGACAAGCTGGCCGCGGTCGGGCCGCTGGCCGACAAGCTCGGGTTCACCCTCAAGGGCATCACCTACGACATGAAAGAAGCGGTGCGCGGGCTGGCCGGCACCAACGGGGTGATGATGGGCGGCGTCAGCGACGGCCGACCGGCGATCGACACCGACGCCAAACTCGCCGAGGCGATCTTGCGGTTCAGCGGCACCACCAACGGATCCCTTGCCGTGCAGGGATTCAAGACTTTGGAGCGCCGGGTCGGCCGACCGATGGCGGACCTGGCGGAGGGTTCGGAGGAACGCCGGATCAGCTTCGCCGACACTCAGATCTCGCCGCAGCCGGTGATCACCTCGCCGGAGTGGTCGGGATCGGAGACCGGTGGCCGCCGCTATGCCCCGTTCACCCAGAACATCGAACGGCTGAAGCCTTTCCACACCCTGACCGGGCGGATGCACTTCTATCTTGATCATGACTGGATGACCGATCTGGGCGAGGCGATGCCGATCTACCGGCCGCCGCTGGACATGCAGAAGCTGTTCGGCGAACCCCGACTCGGCCGCAACGGCGCCCAGGTCACCGTGCGTTACCTGACGCCGCATTCGAAGTGGTCGATCCACTCGGAGTATCAGGACAATCTGCTGATGCTGTCGTTGTCCCGCGGCGGTCCGACGGTGTGGATCAGCACCGGCGACGCGGACGCGATCGGCGTGGTGGACAACGACTGGGTCGAGTGCGAGAGCGCCAACGGTGTCTACGTGGCCCGGGCGATCGTCAGTCACCGGATCCCGGACGGACTGGTCTTCGTGCACCACGTCCAGGAACGCACCATCGACGTCCCGAAGTCCGAACGGACCGGACGGCGGGGCGGCATCCACAACTCGGTCACCCGGCTGCTCGTCAAACCGACGCACCTGATCGGCGGCTACGGCCAACTGTCGTACACCTTCAACTATCTCGGTCCGACCGGCAACCAACGCGACATCGTTGCGACGATCCGTCGCCGCAACCAGGAGGTGCGATACCGATGA
- the narH gene encoding nitrate reductase subunit beta, whose translation MRVMAQMGMVMNLDKCIGCHTCSVTCKQTWTNRAGTEYVWFNNVETRPGQGYPRRYEDQERWRGGWKLNKAGKLRLRTGSRLRRLATIFASPVQPNISDYYEPWTYDYQMLIDAPLGDDSPVARPKSLLTGDDTKITWSANWDDDLGGSAQHGDKDVLVQKVRQESEHKIKFELEQTFMFYLPRICEHCLNPSCMASCPSGAIYKREEDGIVLVDQERCRGWRQCITGCPYKKIYFNHKSGKAEKCTLCYPRIEVGIPTVCAETCVGRLRYLGLFLYDADAVTAAASVPDEKDLYQAQLDLILDPNDPEVIRGAREQHIPDDWMEAARKSPIYQLAKVYKVALPLHPEYRTMPMVWYVPPLSPVVDLLTSQGHDGEDAGNLFGAIESLRIPVEYLAELFTAGDTNVILGVLHRLAAMRSYMRDITLGNPGNADIPAAVGMNEELVLSMYRLLALAKYNERYVIPPAHLEQAHDLEEIGCSLEFEDGPGMYGSGPMGEASGRPVPVAVETFQSLRQRQQTDVAANENKLQGRVNLLNWDGNGRPEGLFPRSPATAEPAETTTTPASTQRPPDQGGTP comes from the coding sequence ATGAGGGTGATGGCCCAGATGGGCATGGTGATGAACCTGGACAAGTGCATCGGCTGCCACACTTGTTCGGTCACCTGCAAGCAGACCTGGACCAACCGGGCCGGCACCGAGTACGTCTGGTTCAACAACGTGGAGACCCGGCCCGGGCAGGGCTATCCGCGCCGGTACGAAGATCAGGAACGCTGGCGCGGCGGCTGGAAGCTCAACAAGGCAGGCAAACTGCGGTTGCGCACCGGCAGCCGGCTGCGGCGGCTGGCGACGATCTTCGCCAGCCCGGTGCAGCCCAACATCAGCGACTACTACGAGCCGTGGACCTACGACTACCAGATGTTGATCGACGCCCCGTTGGGCGACGACTCCCCGGTGGCCCGGCCGAAGTCGCTGCTGACCGGTGACGACACCAAGATCACCTGGTCGGCGAACTGGGATGATGATCTTGGTGGTTCGGCTCAGCACGGCGACAAGGACGTGTTGGTGCAGAAGGTCCGGCAGGAGTCGGAGCACAAGATCAAGTTCGAGCTGGAACAAACCTTCATGTTCTATCTCCCGCGAATCTGCGAGCACTGTCTCAATCCCAGCTGCATGGCCTCCTGCCCGTCCGGCGCGATCTACAAGCGGGAAGAGGACGGCATCGTCCTGGTTGATCAAGAACGCTGCCGCGGCTGGCGGCAGTGCATCACCGGCTGCCCGTACAAGAAGATCTACTTCAACCACAAGTCCGGCAAGGCGGAGAAGTGCACCCTCTGCTATCCGCGGATCGAGGTCGGCATCCCGACCGTGTGCGCGGAGACCTGCGTCGGCCGGCTGCGTTATCTCGGCCTGTTCCTGTACGACGCCGACGCGGTCACCGCGGCCGCGTCGGTGCCGGACGAGAAGGATCTCTACCAAGCGCAGCTCGATCTGATCTTGGACCCGAACGATCCGGAGGTGATCCGCGGAGCCCGGGAGCAACACATCCCGGACGACTGGATGGAGGCCGCCCGCAAGTCGCCGATCTATCAACTGGCCAAGGTCTACAAGGTCGCGCTGCCGTTGCATCCGGAGTATCGGACGATGCCGATGGTCTGGTACGTGCCGCCGCTGTCGCCGGTGGTCGATCTGCTGACCTCGCAGGGGCATGACGGTGAGGACGCCGGCAATCTGTTCGGCGCGATCGAGTCGCTGCGGATCCCGGTGGAATACCTGGCCGAGCTGTTCACCGCCGGCGACACGAACGTGATCTTGGGCGTGCTGCATCGGCTGGCGGCGATGCGTTCGTATATGCGTGACATCACCCTCGGCAATCCCGGCAACGCCGACATCCCTGCTGCTGTGGGGATGAACGAGGAGTTGGTGCTGTCGATGTACCGGCTGCTGGCGCTGGCCAAGTACAACGAGCGCTACGTGATCCCGCCGGCGCATCTGGAACAGGCCCACGATCTGGAGGAGATCGGCTGCTCGCTGGAGTTCGAGGACGGACCCGGCATGTACGGCTCCGGTCCGATGGGTGAGGCCAGCGGGCGTCCGGTGCCGGTGGCGGTGGAGACCTTCCAGAGCCTGCGGCAGCGGCAGCAGACCGATGTCGCGGCGAATGAGAACAAGCTGCAGGGTCGGGTGAATCTGCTCAACTGGGACGGCAACGGACGACCGGAAGGGCTGTTCCCGCGGTCGCCGGCGACGGCTGAACCGGCCGAGACGACGACCACTCCCGCATCGACGCAGCGTCCGCCCGATCAAGGCGGCACACCATGA
- the narJ gene encoding nitrate reductase molybdenum cofactor assembly chaperone → MMITKIGRAVPKTSQADRLIRQAASWALSYPDEDVSARLPQLVEVMDELPPGEGRDAMLRFLRTWIDVPADRRRRDYIELFDLDRNYALHLSYWTDGDTRRRGQALADIKQLYRTSGFLLTDDQELPDHLTIVLEFAAVVDPQAGSRLLQDYRPSLELIRLALADRGSPFADVLVAVCSTLPGESPKDRAAVQALAGPPPIEAVGLEGYR, encoded by the coding sequence ATGATGATCACCAAGATCGGCCGCGCGGTACCGAAGACCAGTCAGGCCGATCGGCTGATTCGCCAAGCCGCCTCCTGGGCGTTGTCCTACCCGGATGAGGACGTGTCGGCGCGGCTGCCGCAACTGGTCGAGGTGATGGACGAGTTGCCGCCGGGCGAGGGTCGGGATGCGATGCTGCGTTTCCTGCGGACCTGGATCGACGTGCCGGCCGATCGTCGCCGACGCGACTACATCGAGCTTTTCGATCTTGATCGCAACTACGCGCTGCATCTGTCGTACTGGACGGACGGCGACACCCGCCGACGCGGGCAGGCGCTGGCCGACATCAAGCAGCTCTACCGGACCAGCGGCTTCCTGCTCACCGATGATCAGGAACTTCCCGACCATCTGACCATCGTGCTGGAGTTCGCCGCCGTGGTCGACCCGCAGGCGGGCAGCCGTTTGCTGCAGGACTACCGGCCGTCGCTGGAACTGATCCGGCTCGCACTGGCCGATCGGGGCAGCCCGTTCGCCGACGTGTTGGTTGCCGTTTGTTCAACCCTGCCAGGGGAATCGCCCAAGGACCGGGCGGCCGTGCAGGCTCTCGCCGGACCGCCTCCGATCGAGGCCGTGGGATTGGAGGGATATCGATGA
- the narI gene encoding respiratory nitrate reductase subunit gamma yields the protein MSLFLWGILPYAMIVILVGGTIWRYRYDKFGWTTRSSQLYESRILRYASPLFHFGILMVIVGHLGGLVIPQSWTDAVGLSEHGYHLMALVVGTIAGVCTLVGISVLIYRRRTTGPVFMATTKNDKAMYVVLVAAIVFGLLTTLLFSGVGPAQSHNYRESVSPWFRSIFILQPNIDSMAEAPTAFHVHTLVGMLLFAIFPFTRLVHAFTAPVHYLFRPYIVYRSRDTSPSGSRSPRPGWSPVGTRDRDQVR from the coding sequence ATGAGTCTCTTCCTGTGGGGCATTCTGCCGTACGCGATGATCGTGATCTTGGTCGGCGGCACCATCTGGCGCTATCGCTACGACAAGTTCGGCTGGACCACCCGCTCCTCGCAACTGTACGAGTCGCGGATCCTGCGTTACGCCTCGCCGCTGTTCCACTTCGGCATCCTGATGGTGATCGTCGGGCACCTCGGCGGGCTGGTGATTCCGCAGTCCTGGACGGACGCGGTCGGGTTGAGTGAGCACGGCTATCACCTGATGGCTCTGGTCGTCGGCACCATCGCCGGCGTCTGCACCCTGGTCGGCATCTCGGTCCTGATCTATCGGCGCCGGACCACCGGCCCGGTGTTCATGGCCACCACCAAGAACGACAAGGCCATGTACGTGGTGCTGGTCGCCGCGATCGTGTTCGGCCTGCTCACCACGCTGCTGTTCAGCGGCGTCGGCCCGGCGCAGTCGCACAACTACCGGGAGAGCGTCTCACCGTGGTTCCGGTCGATCTTCATCCTGCAGCCGAACATCGACTCGATGGCCGAGGCGCCGACCGCCTTTCACGTGCACACGCTGGTGGGGATGCTGCTGTTCGCGATCTTCCCGTTCACCCGGCTCGTGCACGCCTTCACCGCGCCGGTGCATTACCTGTTCCGCCCGTACATCGTCTATCGCAGCCGCGACACCAGCCCGTCCGGCAGCCGCTCTCCCCGACCCGGCTGGAGCCCGGTCGGCACTCGGGACCGTGATCAAGTGAGGTGA
- a CDS encoding MFS transporter, whose protein sequence is MATAETSTSLKTQGQARNLAAATAAFAISFWAWNMIAPLGVRYTEQLGLSSGQKSLLVAIPVLVGSLGRIIAGGLADKLGGRLMFTILLAVSAPFVILVAVAGQANSYALLLVFGFFLGIAGTTFAVGIPFVNAWYDPARRGMATGIFGAGMGGTALSSFFTPRFVNWFGYFTTHVIIAIALLIGAALCWLVMRNAPTWSPSTQPVAPKIISVLKLGVTWRMSFLYAIAFGGFVAFSTYLPTYLKDVYHFSLTEAGTRTAIFSIIAVIARPIGGTLSDRLGPRTVVAISLAGTAVMALIASFEPPPDILSGGTFAILAAFLGLGTGGVFAWVARQAPADKVGSVTGVVGAAGGLGGFFPPLIMGATYQVLLPDYRFGLDLLVLLAIGGLIFTLVHKAGRTGQ, encoded by the coding sequence ATGGCAACCGCAGAGACCTCTACGTCACTCAAGACCCAAGGCCAGGCACGGAATCTGGCGGCTGCCACCGCAGCCTTCGCGATCAGCTTCTGGGCCTGGAACATGATCGCTCCGCTCGGTGTGCGCTACACCGAGCAACTGGGGCTCAGCAGCGGACAGAAGTCCTTGCTGGTGGCCATTCCGGTGCTGGTCGGCTCGCTCGGCCGGATCATCGCCGGCGGCCTGGCGGACAAACTCGGCGGCCGGCTGATGTTCACCATCCTGCTGGCCGTCTCGGCTCCGTTCGTGATCTTGGTCGCGGTGGCCGGCCAGGCGAACTCGTACGCGTTGCTGCTGGTGTTCGGCTTCTTCCTCGGCATCGCCGGCACCACGTTCGCCGTCGGCATCCCGTTCGTCAACGCCTGGTACGACCCGGCCCGGCGTGGGATGGCCACCGGCATCTTCGGCGCGGGCATGGGCGGCACCGCACTGTCGTCGTTCTTCACCCCGCGCTTCGTGAACTGGTTCGGCTACTTCACCACCCACGTGATCATCGCGATCGCGCTGCTGATCGGTGCCGCGCTGTGCTGGTTGGTGATGCGGAACGCGCCGACCTGGTCGCCGTCGACCCAGCCGGTAGCGCCCAAGATCATCAGCGTGCTGAAGCTCGGCGTCACCTGGCGGATGTCGTTCCTGTACGCGATCGCGTTCGGCGGATTCGTCGCCTTCTCGACCTACTTGCCGACTTATCTGAAGGACGTCTACCACTTCAGCCTGACCGAAGCAGGCACCCGGACCGCGATCTTCTCGATCATCGCCGTCATCGCCCGGCCGATCGGCGGCACGCTGTCCGATCGGCTCGGACCTCGTACGGTGGTGGCGATCTCGCTGGCCGGCACCGCGGTGATGGCCTTGATCGCCTCGTTCGAGCCACCGCCGGACATCCTGTCCGGTGGCACTTTCGCCATCCTGGCGGCGTTCCTCGGCCTGGGTACCGGCGGCGTCTTCGCCTGGGTGGCCCGGCAGGCGCCCGCGGACAAGGTGGGCAGCGTCACCGGCGTGGTCGGCGCGGCCGGCGGGCTCGGCGGCTTCTTCCCGCCGTTGATCATGGGCGCGACCTACCAGGTCCTGCTGCCCGACTACCGCTTCGGCCTCGACCTGCTGGTGCTACTGGCCATCGGTGGCCTGATCTTCACCCTCGTACACAAGGCCGGCCGCACCGGCCAGTGA
- a CDS encoding L-rhamnose mutarotase, giving the protein MQRIAQIIQLKSDQIDEYKRIHAEVWPGVLAQIAASKIKNYSIFLREPENLLFAYLEYHGDDYAADMARMAEDETTQRWWKITDPMQQPLDTVADGQWWAPADEVFHVD; this is encoded by the coding sequence GTGCAGCGCATCGCCCAGATCATCCAGCTCAAGTCGGACCAGATCGACGAGTACAAACGGATTCACGCCGAGGTGTGGCCCGGAGTGCTGGCCCAGATCGCCGCCAGCAAGATCAAGAACTATTCGATCTTCCTGCGTGAGCCGGAGAACCTGCTCTTCGCCTACCTGGAGTACCACGGCGACGACTACGCCGCCGACATGGCGAGGATGGCGGAGGACGAAACCACTCAACGCTGGTGGAAGATCACCGACCCGATGCAGCAGCCGTTGGACACCGTCGCCGACGGCCAGTGGTGGGCCCCGGCCGACGAGGTCTTCCACGTCGACTGA
- a CDS encoding glutaredoxin family protein: MVVNPAQFADAGDARVVLLTRVGCHLCADAVAVVARVCAETGTPYAEVDVDSDPQLQREFTDQVPVTFVDGRQHDFWRVDEDRLRQALSETSRK; the protein is encoded by the coding sequence ATGGTCGTCAATCCCGCCCAATTCGCCGACGCCGGCGACGCCCGGGTGGTGCTGCTCACCCGAGTCGGCTGCCATCTCTGCGCCGACGCTGTTGCCGTGGTTGCCAGGGTTTGTGCCGAGACCGGTACGCCGTACGCCGAGGTGGACGTCGACTCCGATCCGCAGTTGCAGCGCGAGTTCACCGATCAGGTGCCGGTGACGTTCGTCGACGGTCGGCAGCACGACTTCTGGCGGGTCGACGAAGATCGACTCCGCCAGGCTTTGTCCGAGACCTCGAGAAAGTGA
- a CDS encoding HAD family hydrolase, with the protein MTTPDAGTGTAVPDDGAEPTADARRDAQASVEKATALSPNLPGPLIQPDPTAAAFFDLDNTVIQGASLFHLARGLYKRGFFPTRAILKGVWLQAYFRIVGRENDNHMQQARDSALSFIAGRTVQEVAQAGEEIYEESILPKIWPGTRALVQTHLDVGQQVWVVTAAPIELASIIAARLGLTGALATVPETIDGVYTGRLKGELLHGSAKAEAVRGLAAENGLDLARCFAYSDSYNDLPMLSLVGHPCAVNPDRRLAQHAQELDWQIREFRTHRRAVRLGLLGAGATGVAAGALAAGFGVRRIFKHD; encoded by the coding sequence ATGACGACGCCCGACGCCGGCACCGGTACGGCGGTGCCCGACGACGGCGCCGAGCCGACGGCCGACGCCCGCCGCGACGCGCAGGCGTCGGTCGAGAAGGCGACCGCACTCTCACCGAATCTGCCGGGCCCGCTGATCCAGCCCGATCCGACGGCAGCGGCCTTCTTCGACCTGGACAACACGGTCATTCAAGGCGCGTCCTTGTTCCACCTGGCCCGAGGTCTCTACAAGCGGGGGTTCTTCCCCACCCGCGCGATCCTCAAGGGAGTCTGGCTGCAGGCCTACTTCCGCATCGTCGGCCGGGAGAACGACAACCACATGCAGCAGGCGCGGGATTCGGCGCTCAGTTTCATCGCCGGGCGCACCGTCCAGGAGGTCGCCCAGGCCGGCGAGGAGATCTACGAGGAGTCGATCCTGCCGAAGATCTGGCCGGGCACCCGGGCGTTGGTGCAGACCCACCTCGATGTCGGCCAGCAGGTCTGGGTCGTGACGGCCGCTCCGATCGAACTCGCCAGCATCATCGCGGCCCGGCTCGGGCTGACCGGCGCGCTGGCCACGGTGCCGGAGACGATCGATGGTGTCTACACCGGCCGGCTGAAGGGCGAGTTGCTGCACGGCTCGGCCAAGGCCGAAGCGGTACGCGGTCTGGCCGCCGAGAACGGTCTGGACCTGGCCCGCTGCTTCGCCTACTCCGACTCGTACAACGACCTGCCGATGCTGTCCCTGGTCGGCCATCCGTGCGCGGTCAACCCGGACCGCCGGCTGGCCCAGCACGCGCAGGAGCTGGACTGGCAGATCCGCGAATTCCGCACCCATCGACGCGCCGTCCGGCTGGGCCTGCTCGGCGCCGGTGCCACCGGTGTCGCGGCCGGGGCGCTCGCCGCCGGCTTCGGCGTCCGCCGGATCTTCAAGCACGACTGA
- a CDS encoding nucleoside triphosphate pyrophosphohydrolase family protein: protein MNCDDYQRAALRTARDRDAPDEFMHLVLGLVGEAGEIAEKVKKLVRDKNSDLAQLDRDDMAAELGDVLWYAAVLANYLDLSLDDIAERNIAKLADRQRRAVLGGSGDHR from the coding sequence GTGAACTGCGACGACTACCAGCGTGCTGCATTACGAACCGCTCGTGATCGCGATGCCCCGGACGAGTTCATGCATCTTGTCCTGGGGTTGGTCGGTGAGGCCGGCGAGATCGCCGAGAAGGTCAAGAAGCTGGTCCGGGACAAGAACAGCGACCTCGCCCAACTCGACCGCGACGACATGGCCGCCGAACTGGGCGACGTCCTCTGGTACGCGGCCGTGCTGGCCAACTACCTGGATCTGTCCCTGGACGACATCGCCGAGCGCAACATCGCCAAGCTCGCCGACCGGCAGCGCCGCGCGGTCCTCGGCGGCTCCGGCGACCACCGCTGA